Proteins from a genomic interval of Orbaceae bacterium lpD02:
- the carB gene encoding carbamoyl-phosphate synthase large subunit, with product MAKRTDIKSILIIGAGPIIIGQACEFDYSGAQACKALREEGYRVILVNSNPATIMTDPEMADATYIEPIHWTTVRKIIEKEKPDAILPTMGGQTALNCALELEKHGVLKEFKVEMIGATADAIDKAEDRRRFDLAMKKIGLETARSGIAHNLKEANEVLDKVGFPCIIRPSFTMGGTGGGIAYNREEFEDICLRGLDLSPTNELLIDESLIGWKEYEMEVIRDKNDNCIIVCAIENVDPMGIHTGDSITVAPAQTLTDKEYQIMRNASLAVLREIGVETGGSNVQFSVDPATGRLIVIEMNPRVSRSSALASKATGFPIAKIAAKLAVGYTLDELANDITGGKTPASFEPSIDYVVTKIPRFNFEKFAGCNDRLTTQMKSVGEVMAIGRTFQESLQKALRGLEVGATGFDAKVDNYIDNSQITKIRRELQEAGAERIWYIGDAFRAGFALDEVFELTHIDRWFLVQIQQIIKLEQTISQTSLNQLDYDMLRLLKRKGFSDARLAKLLHVKEQDIRQKRHQYNLYPVYKRVDTCAAEFATNTTYLYSTYEDECEAQPQFERKKIIILGGGPNRIGQGIEFDYCCVHAAFALHEDGYETIMINCNPETVSTDYDTSDRLYFEPITLEDVLEIVHIEKPTGVIVQYGGQTPLKLARALEAAGVPIIGTSPDSIDKAEDRRRFQEIVEALKLKQPVNGTVSDLEQAIIQAEKIGYPLVVRPSYVLGGRAMEIVYDESDLKRYFKTAVSESNDAPVLLDHFLDDAVEVDIDVISDGNNVVIGGIMEHIEQAGVHSGDSACSLPTYTLSVVILAELRRQARQLALALNVKGLMNAQFAIKNNEIYLIEVNPRAARTVPFVSKATGLSLAKIAARVMVGQSLLQQNVTEEIIPPYYSVKEVVLPFNKFSGVDPILGPEMRSTGEVMGIGKTFAEAFAKAQLGSLSNMKKSGKALLSVRDQDKKRVIEIAKRLIECGFIIDATNGTASLLKNQGIDCREVKKETEGRPNIHDYIKNGEYSYILNTTSGRAAIEASKTLRRSAIQYKVHYDTTINAAYATTAALNYNPADNVIALQKLY from the coding sequence ATGGCAAAGCGAACTGATATTAAAAGTATCCTAATCATTGGTGCCGGACCGATTATTATTGGTCAAGCCTGCGAATTTGATTATTCTGGCGCTCAAGCTTGCAAAGCGTTACGTGAAGAAGGCTATCGCGTCATTTTGGTTAATTCCAATCCGGCCACAATTATGACCGATCCAGAAATGGCAGATGCAACCTATATTGAACCAATACACTGGACCACTGTACGCAAAATTATTGAAAAAGAAAAACCCGATGCAATTTTACCTACCATGGGAGGGCAAACCGCTCTTAACTGTGCGTTAGAGTTAGAAAAGCATGGCGTACTAAAAGAGTTCAAGGTTGAAATGATCGGTGCGACAGCTGATGCTATTGATAAGGCCGAAGACCGTAGACGCTTTGATCTGGCGATGAAAAAAATTGGGCTTGAAACGGCTCGTAGTGGTATAGCTCACAATTTAAAAGAAGCAAATGAGGTTCTCGATAAAGTCGGATTTCCTTGCATTATAAGACCATCATTCACTATGGGCGGAACCGGTGGAGGAATCGCTTACAACCGCGAAGAGTTTGAAGATATCTGCTTACGAGGTTTAGATCTGTCGCCAACAAATGAACTCTTAATTGATGAGTCATTAATTGGCTGGAAAGAGTACGAAATGGAAGTTATTCGCGATAAAAATGATAATTGTATTATTGTGTGCGCGATTGAGAATGTTGACCCAATGGGGATCCATACGGGCGATTCAATTACCGTTGCCCCAGCTCAAACGCTAACTGACAAAGAGTATCAAATAATGCGTAATGCATCATTAGCGGTATTACGTGAAATAGGAGTCGAAACTGGGGGTTCTAACGTTCAATTTTCAGTTGATCCAGCAACAGGGCGTTTAATTGTTATTGAAATGAATCCTCGCGTATCAAGATCATCCGCACTCGCATCGAAAGCAACCGGTTTCCCGATAGCTAAAATTGCCGCAAAATTAGCTGTTGGTTATACTCTTGATGAGCTGGCGAACGACATTACAGGAGGAAAAACACCTGCGTCATTTGAACCATCAATTGACTATGTCGTTACTAAAATTCCTCGCTTTAATTTTGAAAAATTTGCGGGTTGTAATGATCGCTTAACCACTCAGATGAAATCAGTGGGGGAAGTGATGGCTATCGGTCGAACATTTCAAGAATCACTACAAAAAGCATTGAGAGGACTAGAAGTTGGCGCTACCGGTTTTGATGCAAAAGTCGATAATTATATTGATAACAGCCAAATAACTAAAATTCGCAGAGAACTACAAGAAGCGGGCGCCGAAAGAATTTGGTATATTGGTGATGCTTTTAGAGCTGGTTTTGCATTAGATGAGGTATTTGAACTCACGCATATTGACCGTTGGTTCCTAGTGCAAATACAGCAAATTATTAAACTAGAACAAACTATCAGCCAAACATCTCTTAATCAGCTTGATTATGACATGTTAAGATTGCTTAAACGTAAAGGTTTTTCCGATGCGAGATTAGCTAAATTATTACATGTTAAAGAACAGGATATCCGCCAGAAAAGACATCAATACAACCTTTATCCTGTTTATAAGCGAGTTGATACCTGTGCAGCTGAATTTGCGACGAATACAACTTACCTATATTCGACTTATGAAGACGAATGTGAAGCTCAGCCACAATTTGAGCGCAAAAAAATAATCATCCTTGGCGGTGGGCCAAACCGTATTGGACAAGGTATTGAATTCGATTATTGCTGTGTACACGCTGCGTTTGCTTTACATGAAGATGGCTATGAAACAATCATGATCAATTGCAATCCCGAAACGGTATCAACTGATTATGACACATCTGATCGTCTCTACTTCGAACCAATAACATTGGAGGATGTGCTTGAAATCGTTCATATAGAAAAACCAACAGGTGTCATTGTGCAATATGGTGGGCAAACACCATTAAAACTGGCCAGAGCGTTAGAAGCCGCTGGAGTGCCAATAATTGGGACATCACCAGACTCGATTGACAAAGCAGAAGATCGTAGGCGTTTTCAAGAAATCGTTGAGGCACTAAAACTTAAACAACCGGTAAATGGAACTGTCTCTGATTTAGAACAAGCAATCATTCAAGCAGAAAAAATTGGTTACCCATTAGTCGTTCGTCCATCTTATGTTCTTGGCGGGAGAGCAATGGAAATAGTTTATGACGAAAGTGACCTAAAACGTTATTTTAAAACCGCTGTAAGTGAGTCAAATGATGCCCCGGTCTTGTTAGACCACTTCCTCGATGATGCTGTTGAAGTCGACATTGACGTGATCAGCGATGGTAATAATGTTGTCATCGGCGGGATTATGGAACATATTGAACAAGCAGGCGTTCATTCTGGTGATTCAGCTTGTTCACTACCTACATACACATTAAGCGTTGTAATATTAGCCGAACTGCGCCGACAAGCTAGACAATTAGCACTAGCGCTTAATGTCAAAGGTTTAATGAATGCACAGTTCGCAATAAAAAATAATGAAATTTATTTGATTGAAGTTAATCCTAGGGCAGCAAGAACCGTCCCTTTTGTTTCAAAAGCGACCGGCTTATCGCTAGCTAAAATTGCAGCTCGAGTCATGGTTGGTCAATCCTTGTTGCAGCAAAATGTAACAGAAGAGATAATTCCCCCCTACTATTCAGTAAAAGAAGTCGTATTACCATTTAATAAGTTTAGTGGTGTAGATCCAATTTTAGGTCCAGAGATGCGCTCAACAGGCGAAGTCATGGGAATAGGCAAAACGTTTGCCGAGGCCTTTGCTAAGGCACAATTAGGTAGCCTATCAAATATGAAAAAAAGTGGTAAAGCATTACTTTCAGTGCGCGATCAAGATAAAAAAAGAGTCATTGAAATAGCAAAAAGATTAATAGAATGTGGTTTTATAATTGATGCGACCAATGGCACTGCCTCTTTACTCAAAAATCAAGGTATTGATTGTCGGGAAGTAAAAAAAGAAACAGAAGGACGACCAAATATCCACGACTATATTAAGAATGGTGAGTATAGCTATATTCTAAATACGACATCAGGAAGAGCCGCTATTGAAGCATCTAAAACATTACGACGGAGTGCTATTCAATACAAAGTCCATTATGACACGACAATAAATGCAGCTTATGCAACAACTGCAGCATTAAATTACAATCCAGCCGATAATGTCATTGCTTTACAAAAATTATATTAG
- the carA gene encoding glutamine-hydrolyzing carbamoyl-phosphate synthase small subunit: MQNHAILILQDGSLFLGKSIGVDGETVGEIVFNTSMTGYQEILTDPSYAEQIVTLTYPHIGNVGTNAADEESNKIYTKGLVIRDLPTITSNFRSTDNLTSYLQNYNIVAISDIDTRKLTRILREKGALHGCIVSGNNKDELLKKADHILFKAQNFKGINGLDLAKEVTTKQYYNWTEGSWRLGNENSARKIANERSYHVVAYDFGIKRNILRMLADRGCDITVVPAQTAASEVLALNPDGIFLSNGPGDPTPCSYAIEAIQQFLQTDIPIFGICLGHQLLALACGAKTNKMKFGHHGGNHPVKDIEKNTVMITAQNHGFAVDEASLPKTLRVTHKSLFDGSLQGVHHNIKPAFSFQGHPEASPGPHDAAPLFDHFIELISIYKQEQ, translated from the coding sequence ATGCAAAATCATGCGATTCTTATTCTACAAGATGGTTCTCTATTTTTAGGTAAATCAATTGGGGTCGATGGAGAAACCGTTGGAGAAATAGTATTCAATACTTCAATGACAGGTTATCAAGAAATATTAACCGATCCCTCTTATGCCGAACAAATTGTAACATTAACTTATCCACATATTGGTAATGTTGGCACTAATGCCGCGGATGAAGAGTCGAATAAAATTTATACTAAAGGCTTAGTTATCCGCGATCTCCCTACCATTACGAGTAATTTTCGTAGTACTGATAATTTAACGAGTTATCTACAAAACTATAATATTGTTGCTATTTCTGATATAGATACTCGAAAATTGACACGAATATTGAGAGAAAAAGGCGCCCTACATGGTTGCATCGTATCTGGTAACAATAAAGATGAACTATTAAAAAAAGCAGACCATATTTTATTTAAAGCGCAAAATTTTAAAGGCATAAATGGACTTGATTTGGCAAAAGAAGTAACGACCAAGCAATATTATAATTGGACCGAAGGCTCGTGGAGATTAGGTAATGAAAACTCAGCAAGAAAAATAGCAAATGAACGATCTTATCATGTAGTAGCTTATGATTTTGGTATAAAAAGAAATATTTTACGTATGCTAGCCGATCGAGGCTGCGATATTACTGTTGTTCCGGCACAAACAGCCGCGAGTGAAGTATTAGCGCTTAATCCTGATGGGATTTTTTTATCTAATGGGCCAGGGGATCCTACACCATGCTCCTATGCAATTGAAGCGATTCAACAATTTTTACAAACTGATATCCCCATTTTTGGTATTTGCCTAGGTCACCAATTACTTGCGCTGGCTTGTGGGGCGAAAACAAACAAAATGAAATTCGGTCATCATGGTGGCAACCACCCTGTCAAAGATATTGAAAAGAATACCGTTATGATTACCGCTCAAAACCACGGTTTTGCCGTTGATGAAGCATCATTACCGAAAACGCTACGCGTAACTCATAAGTCGTTATTTGATGGCTCGTTGCAAGGAGTTCACCATAATATAAAACCTGCATTTAGTTTTCAAGGCCATCCAGAGGCCAGCCCGGGCCCTCATGATGCGGCACCTTTATTTGATCATTTTATCGAATTAATCTCAATTTATAAGCAGGAGCAATAA
- a CDS encoding phosphatidylglycerophosphatase A, with protein MTRKNKSSNFKQHVRLTNPVHFLAVGLGSGMSPIMPGTMGSLMAIPLWLLFYQLIPILYWVLIVVAFIFGCFLCQKTSDDTHTHDSGHIVWDEFVGMWITLFFIPHISMLWIVIAFIIFRFFDMVKPWPIRWFDQKVSGGFGIMIDDVIAAIFSSIVVYLLGFWLR; from the coding sequence ATGACTAGAAAAAATAAAAGCTCTAATTTTAAACAACATGTCCGTTTAACAAATCCTGTTCATTTTTTAGCAGTAGGATTAGGTAGTGGAATGTCGCCAATTATGCCTGGCACAATGGGATCATTAATGGCTATTCCATTATGGTTACTTTTTTATCAACTAATACCTATTTTATATTGGGTATTGATTGTTGTTGCTTTCATATTTGGATGTTTTTTATGCCAAAAAACATCGGATGATACACATACTCATGACTCTGGTCACATTGTTTGGGATGAGTTTGTTGGGATGTGGATAACTCTTTTTTTTATTCCTCATATTTCTATGTTATGGATTGTCATTGCTTTTATCATTTTTCGTTTTTTTGATATGGTCAAACCTTGGCCTATCCGTTGGTTTGACCAAAAAGTATCTGGCGGCTTTGGTATTATGATCGATGATGTTATTGCTGCAATATTCTCCTCTATTGTTGTATATCTACTCGGGTTTTGGCTTAGGTAG
- the argF gene encoding ornithine carbamoyltransferase has translation MHGFYQRHFLRLLDFTPLEIERLITLSIELKNAKKKGQELKYLIGKNIALIFEKDSTRTRCAFEVGAFDQGACVTYLGANGSQIGHKESIADTARVLGRMYDGIQYRGYGQEIVEALAKHAGVPVWNGLTNEAHPTQILADFMTMKEHIGERPLNSVKFAYLGDAGNNMGNSLMEGAALMGMEIRLVAPKHCQPDSALVEQCQIVAAQTGATIILTEDIELGVKEVDFLYTDVWVSMGEPKDVWDERVKLLAPYQINQHVINLTHNPNVKFMHCLPAFHDTNTLVGRQIAAQYNLNNGLEVTDDVFESKYSIVFDEAENRLHTIKAIMVATLSED, from the coding sequence ATGCATGGTTTTTATCAACGTCACTTTTTACGGTTACTCGATTTTACGCCTTTAGAGATCGAGCGATTGATTACATTATCAATAGAATTAAAAAATGCTAAAAAAAAGGGGCAAGAACTCAAATATTTAATAGGAAAAAATATTGCTTTAATTTTTGAAAAAGATTCAACACGTACACGTTGCGCATTTGAGGTTGGAGCTTTTGATCAGGGGGCTTGCGTAACTTATTTAGGAGCTAATGGTAGTCAGATTGGACATAAAGAATCGATAGCCGATACTGCGAGGGTTCTCGGTCGCATGTATGATGGTATTCAGTATCGCGGATATGGCCAAGAAATTGTCGAAGCATTAGCTAAACATGCTGGCGTACCTGTTTGGAATGGTTTAACGAATGAAGCTCATCCAACACAAATTCTAGCTGATTTTATGACAATGAAGGAACATATTGGTGAGCGCCCACTTAATAGTGTTAAATTTGCTTATTTAGGCGATGCTGGTAATAATATGGGGAATTCATTAATGGAAGGTGCGGCATTAATGGGAATGGAAATTCGTCTAGTTGCACCTAAACATTGCCAGCCTGATTCTGCCTTGGTTGAACAATGCCAAATTGTTGCTGCACAAACAGGTGCAACAATTATTTTAACTGAAGACATTGAGTTAGGTGTAAAAGAGGTTGATTTCTTATATACTGATGTCTGGGTGTCTATGGGAGAACCTAAAGATGTATGGGATGAGCGTGTTAAGTTACTCGCGCCTTACCAAATTAATCAACATGTGATTAATTTAACCCATAACCCGAATGTTAAGTTTATGCATTGTTTACCTGCATTTCATGATACGAATACGTTAGTTGGTAGGCAAATAGCGGCACAGTATAATTTAAATAATGGACTTGAAGTAACTGATGACGTGTTTGAATCAAAATACAGTATTGTATTTGATGAAGCGGAGAATCGTCTTCATACGATCAAAGCCATTATGGTTGCAACATTAAGTGAAGATTAA